From the genome of Candidatus Rokuibacteriota bacterium:
CACGGGTCCAGGGCGTGGGGAAGGACGCGCGCTCGATGTCGAGCACCTGGTCGAGATCGCTCACGGCCATCGGGGCCGCAGTCAGCTCCTGGTCCACGCCGGTCAGCCCCGCCGCGACTTGAGCTCGGCCTCCGACGGGCGGAGGTAGAGCGGCGCCAGGGCCTCGGCGCTCACGCCGCCGCCCGCGACGAGCGCAGCGCGCCCGAGTACGGCCACGGCGGCCGCCGAGGGCATTCGCTGGGCGGCCGGGGCGACCCGAGCGCCCGCCCCTAGCCGATCGAGCCAGGGACGGCAGGCCTCGATCCCGTTGCCCAGCAGGATAACGGGCGCCTCGAGCCGCGCCGCCGCCGACTCCGGCGGCAGCGCCAGGTAGTCCCACTGCCGCTCCATCCCGCTCCCGCTCCAGCGGTACAACGAGAGATAGACCTCTCCCTTGCGCGCATCGAGGATGGGGCAGACGGGAGCATCCGCGAAGGGCAGGCGGGCGGCGAGCGCGTCGAGCGTCGGCACGGGAGCCACCGGCAGGTCGAGCGCCATGGCAAGCGCCTTGACGGTCGCCAAGCCCACGCGGAGCCCCGTGAAGGAGCCCGGCCCCACGGAGACGGCGAGACCGTCCAGATCCGCCGGGGCGAGCCCACAGTCGGCGAGCAGGCGGTCCACCGCCGACATGAGGCGCTCCGAGTGCGTGATGGCGATGTTCAGCGTGATCTCGCCGAGCACGCGGTCGTCGTCCAGCAGCGCGACCCCGCCCGACAGCGTGGCGCTCTCGACGGCGAGCAGCTTCATAATCCAGAAAGTCTACCACGCGGCGGAATCCCGGCGGCGCCGGTGGATCAGTTTAGCGCTGGGTACTGGGCCAAGTTGCGAGCCAAACCAACTCAGCTCTCGCCTCGGGGCTACGCCCCTCAGCTCGAACGGCCACGCCCGAGGGAGCCAGCTTTGCCTCGCGTACGTGAGTGTACGTTGAGCGCCGCTGGCGACCGAGAACGTGGAGATTCGAGCTGAGCGGTCTCGCCGCGAGGCGAGGGCTGAGTAGATTTGGCGAAGCAAATTGGCCCAGTACCGGGCATCTTTGGCATTGACAAGGCCTCGCCCCGGCCGTCATCCTAAGCGTCCATGACCCCGCCGACCGCGAAGGACAACGCCCGCATGGACGCCGAAGTACGCGAGAAGATCCACCTGGAAATCCTCAAGCGCACCGGCGCCTACCACGCCAACGACCACATCCTC
Proteins encoded in this window:
- the tsaB gene encoding tRNA (adenosine(37)-N6)-threonylcarbamoyltransferase complex dimerization subunit type 1 TsaB, which gives rise to MKLLAVESATLSGGVALLDDDRVLGEITLNIAITHSERLMSAVDRLLADCGLAPADLDGLAVSVGPGSFTGLRVGLATVKALAMALDLPVAPVPTLDALAARLPFADAPVCPILDARKGEVYLSLYRWSGSGMERQWDYLALPPESAAARLEAPVILLGNGIEACRPWLDRLGAGARVAPAAQRMPSAAAVAVLGRAALVAGGGVSAEALAPLYLRPSEAELKSRRG